In Tenacibaculum sp. 190524A02b, the genomic stretch GCACAAGTTCCTACTTATTATAATGATGTAAATATAAATCTTACAGGAAGCTCTTTAAGAAACGCTTTAGCTACTAAAATTATTAGTACGCATACTACTAATTTATCCTATACACCTGGTGTATGGAATGCTTTAAAACAAACTGATTTAGATCCTAATAACAACTCAAAAGTTTTACTTATTTATGGGTATAATGATACAGACGGAAACCACGTTACAGATAGAACTAGAGGCAAAGATGATAATGGTGGAAACGCAGGCTCTGAATGGAATAGAGAACATGTTTACCCTAAATCATTAGGAAATCCAAATTTAGGAACCTCTGGTCCTGGTGCAGATGTACATCATTTACGACCTGCAGATATTTCTTTTAATTCACAAAGAGGTAGTCAAAAATTTGCTCAAGGTTCTGGAAATGCCGGTAGTGTTTCTGGCGGATGGTATCCTGGTGACGAATGGAAAGGTGATGTTGCTAGAATGATGTTATACATGTACTTGCGTTATGGTAATCAATGTTTACCTAAGAATGTTGCGGTAGGTAGTTCACCTTCTTCTGATAACAACATGGTTTCAATGCTTTTAGAGTGGAACGCTCAAGATCCTGTTTCTAATCTTGAAAAACAAAGAAACCCAATTGTAGAAAATTTACAAGGCAATAGAAATCCTTTTATTGATAATCCTGCTTTTGCTACAAAAATTTGGGGTGGTCCTCAGGCTGAAGATTTATTTGGTACCGGATCTGGTGATACACAAGCACCAACTGCACCAAGTAATTTAACAGTTTCAAATACTACAGCTACATCAGTGAACTTAACCTGGAATGCTTCTTCTGATAATGTTAGTGTAACTGGATATGATGTATACAGGAATAATACGAAAATAACTACTGTTTCAAACACTAATTATCAAGTTAATGGATTAACTCCAGCTACTAACTATTCTTTTTATATAAAAGCTAAAGATGCTGCCAACAATATTTCAACTGCTAGTAATACAGTTAGTGTTACAACTTCTTCAGGAGGTTCTACTGGCACAGCTACAGATTTATTAATCTCAGAATATATTGAGGGATCATCTAATAACAAAGCCATTGAATTAGCAAATTTTACAGGAAATACTATTAATTTGTCTAACTACAGTCTAAAAAAAGCGACTAATGGTGGAGGCTGGTCAAGCACTTTAGCTCTTAACGGACAATTGACTAATGGAAAAACTTACGTGATTGCTCATACAAGTGCGTCTTCTACTGTAAAGAACAAAGCACAAAAAACTGATTCAGGAGTACTTTCTTTTAATGGGAATGATGCTATTGGTTTATTTAAAAACAATGTACTTATTGACTTAATTGGAAACCCTAATAGTTCTAACACCTTTGCTAAGGACAAAACATTACAAAGAAAAAGTACTGTTAATTCACCTAACATTACTTATGTTACTTCTGAATGGAATATTTTATCTAAAGATACTTTTTCTGGTTTGGGAAACCACACTATAGATGGAGGTAGTACTCCTGACACTTCTGCTCCAACAACTCCAAGTAACTTAACAATTTCTAACATTACTCAAAATTCTATGCAATTAAACTGGAATGCTTCTTCTGATAATATTGCTGTTACTGGATATGATGTATATAGGAATTCTGTAAAAGTAGCTACCTCTACTTCTACTAATTTTTCAGTTACTGGATTAAATGCTAGTACAAATTATAACTTTTACATTAAAGCTAAAGACGCTGCTGGTAATAGTTCATCTGCTAGTACTGTTAAATCTGCTACCACTTTAGCGAACAATCTAAGTTATTGTTCTTCTAAAGGCAATAATGCTAACTTTGAGTTTATTGATAATATTGTACTTGGTGGTATTTCAAATAGCACAAATAGTAATGGTGGTTATGCTGATTTTACTTCTTTAACAGGAACACTACCATATGGTAGTAATACAATTGTAGTTAGTGCTGGTTTCTCTGATTCTTCTTATACCGAAAATTGGAGAGTATGGATAGACTTCAATCAAAATGGAACTTTTGATAGTAATGAACTAGTGGTAAATGGTTCTTCCTCTAGTGCTGGTAACTTATCTTATAACTTTAATATACCATCAACTGCTAAATCTGGAAAAACCAGAATGCGAGTTTCTATGAAATGGAACGGTACTCCTGCTCCTTGTGAAACATTTTCCTATGGTGAAGTTGAAGATTATTCTGTCATTATTGGAGCCTCTAATAGGTTAGATTCTAAAAACATTAAAACTGTAAAAATTGATGGAAAACTAGGTAATGAGCCAGCCTCTTTTGATGCTAACATTTACCCTAATCCTGCTAAAGACTTTGTTTCTTTACAGTTAATAGACGGTAGAACTTCTAGTTTTGAGATTTATAATTCAATAGGACAAGTTGTTTCTAAAGGAAAATCTTCTAGAGCTATTAATCTTTCAAGCTTAGCAAAAGGTATTTACATAATAAACATAAACGATGGTAATAAAACTATTACCAAAAAACTTATTAAAGAGTAAATTAACCCAAATACATCATAAAGAGGCTATCTAATGCATTTAGATAGCCTCTTTAACTTTATTATATACAATAAATACCAAAGAAGTAATTTGCCTCCTTTAGTTTCCTTGTTAAATTTATTTAATGTTAATATTCTCTAATACTATTTCTGATACTTTCTTCAGATTTCCTTCTTCATAAATCTTATCTATATCCAAAAAGTTAATCGTATTTTCTTTTGGTTTATAGTTATTGTAATCCACTAAACGTACTCCGCTTATTAAATGTTCTTTTTTAACATCTCTAAAACGAACTCCACCTCCGTTTGTATGGTATTTGTAGGCTAAATATTCTAACTTGAACGTTTCTGTATTAAACCAATAAAGAAATACATCATCAAAATCATCTCCTCCTCCTTCTTGATTAAAAGTTACCTGAACTTTATAATATGTTTTTCCTTTAATTACAATAGAAGGTAGTAACTTTTTATTTACAGCTTTATCATTTAAGCCTAATGGTAAAATTGAAAAATAATGTACTGAATTTACTGAATTAGCATATCTTTTGACATCCTTATCAGATAAATTAACTAAACTGTCATTTATAAACCTTTTAAAACCCAAATTAGAAAGCACATCTTTAATTACTATACTGTCTTGTTTCCATACTTTTGTATACTCATAACTTCCATTATTTCTATTAGCTTTATAGTTTTTCCCTCTAAAATCAAAAGAAATTTCTGCTGTATTCAATTTTTCTAACCCAGACTTATTTATTGATAAATCTACTATTTGTTGTGCGGTGTATTCTGGTTTACATCCAGTAAAAGCTATTAGTAATAGGAATATAAAATATCTCATGGTGGTTTATTTATTTGTTTTGGTCGTAATGAAACATCAAAATTACAGTAAAAAATACTATTTAATAATCTTCATCTGTAAGCGTTTTCATAAACACTACAATAGACTTTATTTCTTTTTTAGTCAAACCTAGACTATCAGCTGGTAATGTTTGATATTCATAAGAAAACCCTAAACCTTCTCCTCCTCCATTATTATAAAACTCAACAACTTCTTCTAAGGTTTTATACACTCCATTATGCATATATGGTGCCGTTTTTGCTATATTTCTAATACTAGGGGTTTTAAAAAAGTGTTTTCTTTCATTTGTTTTAAAAAGATTATACCTTCCTAAATCTTCACTTAATCCTGTTAAACCTATATTTGGAACACCAATAGCTTCTAACTCTGTATCATTATAATTAGGAGGTACAGTTCCATTAAATACAGGTGAAAAATGACAGGTTGCACATAAAGCTTTCCCTGTAAACAAGTTAAATCCATCTTTTTCCTCTTGAGTTAAAGTAGTTTCTTCTCCT encodes the following:
- a CDS encoding endonuclease, with the translated sequence MKKIYPFLLLFISATVFAQVPTYYNDVNINLTGSSLRNALATKIISTHTTNLSYTPGVWNALKQTDLDPNNNSKVLLIYGYNDTDGNHVTDRTRGKDDNGGNAGSEWNREHVYPKSLGNPNLGTSGPGADVHHLRPADISFNSQRGSQKFAQGSGNAGSVSGGWYPGDEWKGDVARMMLYMYLRYGNQCLPKNVAVGSSPSSDNNMVSMLLEWNAQDPVSNLEKQRNPIVENLQGNRNPFIDNPAFATKIWGGPQAEDLFGTGSGDTQAPTAPSNLTVSNTTATSVNLTWNASSDNVSVTGYDVYRNNTKITTVSNTNYQVNGLTPATNYSFYIKAKDAANNISTASNTVSVTTSSGGSTGTATDLLISEYIEGSSNNKAIELANFTGNTINLSNYSLKKATNGGGWSSTLALNGQLTNGKTYVIAHTSASSTVKNKAQKTDSGVLSFNGNDAIGLFKNNVLIDLIGNPNSSNTFAKDKTLQRKSTVNSPNITYVTSEWNILSKDTFSGLGNHTIDGGSTPDTSAPTTPSNLTISNITQNSMQLNWNASSDNIAVTGYDVYRNSVKVATSTSTNFSVTGLNASTNYNFYIKAKDAAGNSSSASTVKSATTLANNLSYCSSKGNNANFEFIDNIVLGGISNSTNSNGGYADFTSLTGTLPYGSNTIVVSAGFSDSSYTENWRVWIDFNQNGTFDSNELVVNGSSSSAGNLSYNFNIPSTAKSGKTRMRVSMKWNGTPAPCETFSYGEVEDYSVIIGASNRLDSKNIKTVKIDGKLGNEPASFDANIYPNPAKDFVSLQLIDGRTSSFEIYNSIGQVVSKGKSSRAINLSSLAKGIYIININDGNKTITKKLIKE
- a CDS encoding DUF6503 family protein; the protein is MRYFIFLLLIAFTGCKPEYTAQQIVDLSINKSGLEKLNTAEISFDFRGKNYKANRNNGSYEYTKVWKQDSIVIKDVLSNLGFKRFINDSLVNLSDKDVKRYANSVNSVHYFSILPLGLNDKAVNKKLLPSIVIKGKTYYKVQVTFNQEGGGDDFDDVFLYWFNTETFKLEYLAYKYHTNGGGVRFRDVKKEHLISGVRLVDYNNYKPKENTINFLDIDKIYEEGNLKKVSEIVLENINIK